Genomic DNA from Haloplanus aerogenes:
GCCGGTGGTCGTGGCGACGATCTTGGCGTTCTCCGCCCCCGCCGAGCGCAACACCTCCGTGTCGGTGCCGTCGCCGTGGTGGACGGTCAGCCCTGCGTTGCGGGCCTTCTCTACGATGTTCACGTCCTGCTCGATGAGGACGACGTTCTCTCCGCGGTCTTCGAGGCGCCGGGCGAGGGTTCGACCCACGTTCCCGGAGCCGATGATGATTATACGCATGGGTATCACGTCGAGGAATTCGGCGATCTGTCTGGCGAATCCGGCTTCGAGTGCGACGGTCAGGAAGATGACGAGGAAGACGGTGCCCACGAGGACGTTCGCCACCTCGGGCATCCCTTCGGCCCGGAACTCGACGGCGAACAGCGTCGCGACGGAGGCGGGGATGATTCCGCGCGGGCCGACGAAGCTCATGAACAGCCGTTCCTCGCGGGTGAACCGGCCGCCGTGGGTGCTGACGAACACGAGGAGCGGACGGATGACGAGGGCGACGACGGCAGCGACGATCAGGCCGCCAAGCCCCAGTCCGATCAGATACTCGAACTGGAGCAGTGCCGCGAGGGCGATGAAGACGAACGAGAGGACGATCAGCGTCACGTCGCCCTTGAAATCCGTAATCTCGTCCTCGTAGGGCACGTCCGCGTTGCCGAGCAGGATGCCCGCGGTGGCGACGGCGGCGATGCCGGCCTCCGTGGCGACGGCGTCGGCAGCCCCGTAGGCGACGAGGGCGCCCCCGAGGACGAGCAACCGGGCGTTCTGGGGGGCGTTGCCCGGCGAGAGGTCGACGTAGCGGAGGGCGTAGACGACGATGGCCGCGACGGCGAGGCCGACGACGATGCCCGTTCCCAGCCGCTGGGTGAACAGCGCGAACAGTTCGCCCGGTGCGTTGACGTCTTCGATGATGGCCTCGAAGATGACGACCGCGAGAATCGCGGCCGTCACGTCGTTGACGATCCCTTCCGTTTCGAGGGCGGTGCCGACGCGATTCCGAACCGGCACCACCTCGAGGATGGGCGTGATGACGGTCGGGCCGGTGGCGACCAGCAACGCGCCGATCAGCGCGGCGACCGCCCACCCCGTTCCGAGGGCGTAGCGGACGGCGACTGTGGTGCCGATCAGCGCGATGGCCGCCCCGAGCGTCACCAGTTTGAACGTCGCCGCCGGGGCTTCGCGCAGGCGGTCGATCCGCAGGTGGAACGCCCCCTCGAAGACGATGATCGCGACCGAGAGGCCGACGATGGCCGAGAGCGCGTTCCCGAACGAGTCGGGACCCACGACGCCGAGCACTTCCGGGCCGAGGACGACACCCGACGCCAGTAGAAAGACGACGCTCGGGATGCGGAAGCGATCCGAGAGAATCTGTGCGACGACGCCGACCCCGATCAGGGCGGCGACCAGCGTGATGAGATTTCCGCCGCCGGCGGCCATCAGGGCACCTCCATACGTCCTCGACGATGAGGGCGATACCGATAAAACCAGCCGTTTCGTCCCCGGATTACGGACAAAAAATAGCCGAAACGTCTCTTTTATCGGAGATTAATCTGTCGAACAGTCAGTTCTGTTCGTCGAGGTAGCCGAGCACACCCTTGACGTTCAGCCGGTTCTCGTCCCGGGTCTTGCGCTCGCCCCACGGTTCGACGGTCTCGGCCGTCTCCGCGAAGTGTTCGATCACCGCCTCGTCGTCGTCGAGTTCGTCCCGTTTCTCGCGCACCTGCGTCACCCAGTCCGAGAGCACGCGCTCGTACTCGGACATCAGAGCGGGCGTGAAGGGCTCGTGGCCGAAGTGGCCGAAACAGATGTACTCGGGGTCGCGGTCCGCGATTGTCTCCGCGTCGGCGAGACAGCCCTCCAGATCGAAGTTGACGGGCGGCGAGGTGGGGAAGAGCTGGTCGGCGCCCGGCGGTCGGATGCCCCCGGCGTCGCCCGAGAAGAGCAGGTCGTCCTCGCGGTCGTGGAACACGACCTGATGGGGGGCGTGGCCCGGTGCGTGGATCACGTCTACCGTGCGGTCGCCGAGGTCGATCTCGTCGCCGCCTTCGAGCGCGTCGATCCGCTCCTCGGGAATCGGTTTCGGCTCGACGTAGAACTGCCACTGGGAGCCGACGGCGGCTTTCGTCCCCGCGACGAGGCGTGAGGGGTCGACCAGATGTCGGACGCCAATCTCGTGGGTGTACACCGTCGCCTCGGGAAACTCGTCGGCCAGAAAGCCCGCGCCGCCGGCGTGATCGAGGTGGATGTGGGTCGTCAGGATGGCGTCGAGCGCGTCGATGCCAACCTCGTCGAGAGCGTCGAGGACGAGGTCGACGTTCGTCCCGAGGCCGGTGTCGACGACGGCGGGTCGATCCGCATCGAGAATGTACACCGTACCGTAGCCACGAACGTCGTACGCCCCCACGTCAACGTAGTAGAGATCGGTTCCGTCGACGGCAGTGAGATCGCCGATAGCCATGGTTCAAGGCCGGCGGCGGCGGTGAAAAGCGTTCGGTCCCTGTCCCGACACGGTTTTGTCTCGCCCCCGAGAAGGACGCACAAATGCTCAGCAGGCAGTACCTCCGGGAGAACCCGGACGTGGTGCGGCGGAATCTCGAAGACCGGGGGATGGCCGACGACGTGGATCTGGACCGTCTCCTGGAGATCGACGAGGAGTGGCGCTCGCTCAAGAGCGAGGGTGACGACCTGCGCCACGAGCGCAACCAGGTGAGCGACAAAATCGGCCGCCTCAAAGGGGAAGGAAAGGACGAGGAGGCCGAGGAAGCCATCGAGCGCTCCCAGGAACTCAAAGCACGTCTGGAGGAGGTCGAAGCCCGCGCCGACGAGTTGGAGGCCGAACTCGAAGCGGGGTTGATGGAGATTCCGAACGTCCCGCACGACGACGTGCCCGTCGGCGAGGACGAGAGCGACAACGTCGAGAAGCGTCGCCACGGCTTCGACGACCTGCGCGACCTGCCCGACGAGGTGACCCCTCACTACGACCTCGGGGAGGACCTCGACGTGATCGACGAAGCCCGCGGCGCCAAGACGACGGGTGCCGGCTTCTACTTCCTGAAGGGTGACGGCGCCCGCCTCGAACACGCCCTCATCCAGTTCATGATGGACGTGCATCGCGAACAGGGCTACGTCGACCTCTTCCCGCCCATCCCGGTCAAGTCCACGTCGATGGAGGGGACGGGGCAGTTGCCGAAGTTCGCGGAGGACGCCTACCGCATCGGCGGCGAGGAGACCGAGGACTACGACGACGACGACCTGTGGCTCTGCCCCACCGCCGAGGTGCCCGTTACCAACATGTACGCCGACGACATCCTCCTTCGGGAGGATCTGCCGCTGAAGCATCAGGCGTACACGCCCAACTTCCGGCGCGAGGCAGGCGAACACGGCACCGAGACTCGCGGTATCGTCCGCGTCCACCAGTTCAACAAGGTGGAACTCGTCAACTTCGTCGAACCCGAGGACAGCTACGACCGCCTCGAAGCCCTCGTCGACGAGGCCGAGGAGGTTCTCCGACGCCTCGACCTTCCCTATCGCATCCTCTCGCTGTGTACCGGCGACCTGACCTTCGCGTCCGCGAAGACCTACGACATCGAGGTGTGGGCGCCGGGTACCGAGGCCGACGACGGTCCCGAACGGGGTGGCCGGTGGCTCGAAGTCTCCAGCGCCTCGAACTTCGAGGACTTCCAGTCGCGGCGGGCGGGCCTGCGCTACCGCCCCGAGCGTCACGAGTCGGCCGAGTACCTCCACACGCTCAACGCCTCCGGGACTGCGGTGGGGCGCGTGATGGTCGCCATTCTGGAGTACTACCAGAACGAGGACGGCACCGTCACCGTGCCCGAAGCGCTCCGGCCGTACATGGGCGGCACGGAAGTCATCGAGGGGCACGAGAAGGTGGGAGAGAGCGCCGTCGGCGCGGGCGACCGGGACTGAGTAGGTTCGGGCTGTCGGCGGTTTTCGAGACCGTGGCGACGGCGGTGGCCGTCGGCGCGGGCGACCGGGACTGAGTAGGTTCGGGCTGTCGGCGGTTTTCGAGGCCGTGGCGACGGCGGTGGCCGTCGGCGCGGGCGACCGGGACTGAGTAGGTTCGGGCTGTCGGCGGTTTTCGAGGCCGTGGCGACGGCGGTGGCCGTCGGCGCGGGCGACCGGGACTGAGTAGGTTCGGGCTGTCGGCGGTTTTCGAGGCCGTGGCGACGGCGGTGGCCGTCGGCGCGGGCGACCGGGACTGAGTGGATCCGGGTCGTTCGTGGTGCGGTTCGAACAGTGGCTACCCAGTAACGTCTCTATACTTACGTCGTCGGGCCGACGACGGTCGACTCATGCCAGAGTCTCCCACGCCCGACGACGACCGGACGACCATCTCCGATGAGGACTTCGCGGAGGAGTATCACGTCAGCGCCGCCGAGGCCGGCAAGTTCCTGACCGCCGTCGGCGAGCGTCTGCAGGCGGGCGACGACGTGACGCTCTCTGGCGACGACTGGGAACTCGACTTCGCCTACCGCGAACCGGTCGAACTCGAAGTCGAACACGTCGGCGGCGCCGATCCGGAACTCGAAATCGAACTCGAACTGTCCGCCGCGGGCGACAGCGACTCGACTCCCAACATCGGCTAGTCGGTGTACGTCGCCAGCGATTCGATCCCCTCCGCACCGACGCGGTGGACATCGACGAAGCCGAACAGGGTCTCGCCGTCGCCGCCGAGGAGGCGCCCGCGAGCGAACACCGTCTTTCCGTCGCCCGAGACACCCATCGTCTCGACCACGTGTTCGGTGTCCGTTCGCGGCCGTTCGTCCCGCATGAACCGAACGAACTCGTCCCGGCCGGCGAGCGTCCGGTCCGGCCGCTCCTGTACGAACCCGGGCGCGAGGAGGGCGTGCAGGCGGTCGTAGTCGCCGCCGTCGATGGCGTCGTAATACCCACGTACCGCGTCGCGACTCTCCATACGGCCCCGTCCGTCGCCGACCGCATGAACCGTTCGGCCACACCATGACAACTGTTTAGCACTTTCGACGCGTCAGAGGGTGTATGACCGACGACCGGACGACGGTGGCTATCGCCTGTCAGGGCGGCGGGAGTCACACGGCGTTCACCGCGGGCGTGTTGCGACGACTCCTCGACGAACCGGACGCCGACTATGACCCCGTTGCGTTCACCGGCACCTCCGGCGGCGCGCTCTGCGCACTCTTGGCGTGGTACGGGCTCCGGACCGACGGCCCGGCGGCGGCGCGCGCGTCGCTCGCCGACTTCTGGACCAACATGGCGGCGCGCGGCCCCCTCGATTCGCTCGTCAACTTCGGCGTCGTGAGCGTCGCTCGCCTCCTCGACGCCGGCTTCCCGGTCGCTCAGATCAGCCCGG
This window encodes:
- the serS gene encoding serine--tRNA ligase; the protein is MLSRQYLRENPDVVRRNLEDRGMADDVDLDRLLEIDEEWRSLKSEGDDLRHERNQVSDKIGRLKGEGKDEEAEEAIERSQELKARLEEVEARADELEAELEAGLMEIPNVPHDDVPVGEDESDNVEKRRHGFDDLRDLPDEVTPHYDLGEDLDVIDEARGAKTTGAGFYFLKGDGARLEHALIQFMMDVHREQGYVDLFPPIPVKSTSMEGTGQLPKFAEDAYRIGGEETEDYDDDDLWLCPTAEVPVTNMYADDILLREDLPLKHQAYTPNFRREAGEHGTETRGIVRVHQFNKVELVNFVEPEDSYDRLEALVDEAEEVLRRLDLPYRILSLCTGDLTFASAKTYDIEVWAPGTEADDGPERGGRWLEVSSASNFEDFQSRRAGLRYRPERHESAEYLHTLNASGTAVGRVMVAILEYYQNEDGTVTVPEALRPYMGGTEVIEGHEKVGESAVGAGDRD
- a CDS encoding nuclear transport factor 2 family protein, which translates into the protein MESRDAVRGYYDAIDGGDYDRLHALLAPGFVQERPDRTLAGRDEFVRFMRDERPRTDTEHVVETMGVSGDGKTVFARGRLLGGDGETLFGFVDVHRVGAEGIESLATYTD
- a CDS encoding cation:proton antiporter domain-containing protein — protein: MMAAGGGNLITLVAALIGVGVVAQILSDRFRIPSVVFLLASGVVLGPEVLGVVGPDSFGNALSAIVGLSVAIIVFEGAFHLRIDRLREAPAATFKLVTLGAAIALIGTTVAVRYALGTGWAVAALIGALLVATGPTVITPILEVVPVRNRVGTALETEGIVNDVTAAILAVVIFEAIIEDVNAPGELFALFTQRLGTGIVVGLAVAAIVVYALRYVDLSPGNAPQNARLLVLGGALVAYGAADAVATEAGIAAVATAGILLGNADVPYEDEITDFKGDVTLIVLSFVFIALAALLQFEYLIGLGLGGLIVAAVVALVIRPLLVFVSTHGGRFTREERLFMSFVGPRGIIPASVATLFAVEFRAEGMPEVANVLVGTVFLVIFLTVALEAGFARQIAEFLDVIPMRIIIIGSGNVGRTLARRLEDRGENVVLIEQDVNIVEKARNAGLTVHHGDGTDTEVLRSAGAENAKIVATTTGDDDVNLLVAQLADSKFSPETILARVNNPDNVDAFEDLGVRAISSVDATAMAFDDYIERPSLVNWMSEIGHEGEVQEIEVTSDELVGKSISEIGPKLPPRCLIALVTRNDETIVPDGSCTLERGDRITFIGDNESVMEALSFAHPEE
- a CDS encoding MBL fold metallo-hydrolase; this translates as MAIGDLTAVDGTDLYYVDVGAYDVRGYGTVYILDADRPAVVDTGLGTNVDLVLDALDEVGIDALDAILTTHIHLDHAGGAGFLADEFPEATVYTHEIGVRHLVDPSRLVAGTKAAVGSQWQFYVEPKPIPEERIDALEGGDEIDLGDRTVDVIHAPGHAPHQVVFHDREDDLLFSGDAGGIRPPGADQLFPTSPPVNFDLEGCLADAETIADRDPEYICFGHFGHEPFTPALMSEYERVLSDWVTQVREKRDELDDDEAVIEHFAETAETVEPWGERKTRDENRLNVKGVLGYLDEQN
- a CDS encoding amphi-Trp domain-containing protein; amino-acid sequence: MPESPTPDDDRTTISDEDFAEEYHVSAAEAGKFLTAVGERLQAGDDVTLSGDDWELDFAYREPVELEVEHVGGADPELEIELELSAAGDSDSTPNIG